Genomic DNA from Jejubacter calystegiae:
ATTACCATGCGGCGGGCGATACGGTTGGCGATACGGCTGCCGCAATACTGACGCACGATATAGAGGCAGCAGTCCAGGCTGGCGGCGGTACCGGCAGAGGTAATCAGCCCGTCGTCATCGACATACAGCGCGTTGGTATCCAGATGAACCTGGGGAAAGTGGCGTACAAAATCCGCCTCTGATTCCCAGTGGGTGGCGGCGCGGCGACCATCCAGCAGACCGGCCCGGGCCAGAACCCAGGTGCCCAGACACAGCCCCACCACCCGGGCACCGCGCTGCCGGGCTTCACGTAGCGCCGCAATTAACGCGGGAGAGGGCGATGCTTCCAGATGCGGCCACCAGGGCACAATCACAATATCCGCCTGGGCTGCCGCAGACAGATCGCCGCTGGCTTCCACAAACATCCCCTGTTCCGAGGCCACCATACCGGGCCGCTCGGCGCAATATTGCAGATGAAACAGCGGTTGTTCCGGCAGTACAGGGCCGAAAATAATGGCGGGTGCCGATATGTGAAACGGACTGAATCCCGGCATAACAATCAGGGCGACCTTAAGCTGGTTCATAACTGATTCCACGAATGATGAAGAGGAAAAAGGTAACAGGCTACGGCACTGGCTATTCCGCCAGCGAAGGGGACAGGTTTTCCGCCAGCCAGTCGCGCAGGGCGCTCACTTTGGGTAGCCTGGCCCGGCTCTTTAGCCAGGCCAGGCTGATCGGCATGCCCGAGATGGAAAGCTCGGGCAGTACCCGCACCAGCGCGCCTTCGGCCAGCGGTCTGGCGAGCAGCCAGGTCGGTAACTGGACAATCCCCTGTCCCGCCACTGCCGCCATGACCAGCCCTTCGGTATCACCCAGTGCCAGTCCGCTGTGCTGAGACTTTAACGCGCCCTCCTGACCGGGAATACGCAGCGGAGACAGACTGCCGTCACCGCGGCAGTAAAGGATGCAGCGGTGCTGGCTGAGCGCCTGTTCGTCTTGCGGTACGTCCCATTGCTTAAGGTAGTGCGGCGAGGCGCAGAGGATCAGACGCTGGATGCCTAACTGATGATGCTCCACCGCACCAGGCCAGATACCGGAGCCGCCGCTGCGCACCAGTAGATCGATACCTTCCTCTACCGGATCGACGAAGCGATCGGAAAAGGTGATATTGGGCTCCAGCAACGGGTGCTGTTCCAGAAAGGAAAGAATGGCAGGCAGTACGTGCAGGCGCCCGTAGCTCACCGGCAGATCGATGCGGATCCGCCCCCGCAGCTCGTGGCTCTGGCGATGCAGTGCCAGCTCGGCCTCTTCCAGGTGGCTCAGCACGCCGGTACAGGCCCGGTAGAAGGATTCCCCCTCTTCGGTCAGCGCCAGATGGCGGGTGGTGCGCAGAAACAGCCGCACCTGGAGCCGCTTTTCGAGTCGCGCCACCGCTTTACTGACCGCCGAAGTGGTCAGATGCAGGCGCTCCGCCGCAGCGGTAAAGCTGCCCGCTTCGGCGACGCAGACAAACACATCAATGCCTTTCAGGCGTTCGGAAGAGAACATAGCGCCTCTGATTGTTGAATTAAATTCCAGGATGTATGGAATATTTACCCGGGATGGATAGTAAATTCCAGTATAGGATTGTCCCCTGCAATAATATTAATTCGG
This window encodes:
- a CDS encoding LysR family transcriptional regulator; amino-acid sequence: MFSSERLKGIDVFVCVAEAGSFTAAAERLHLTTSAVSKAVARLEKRLQVRLFLRTTRHLALTEEGESFYRACTGVLSHLEEAELALHRQSHELRGRIRIDLPVSYGRLHVLPAILSFLEQHPLLEPNITFSDRFVDPVEEGIDLLVRSGGSGIWPGAVEHHQLGIQRLILCASPHYLKQWDVPQDEQALSQHRCILYCRGDGSLSPLRIPGQEGALKSQHSGLALGDTEGLVMAAVAGQGIVQLPTWLLARPLAEGALVRVLPELSISGMPISLAWLKSRARLPKVSALRDWLAENLSPSLAE
- a CDS encoding GlxA family transcriptional regulator; translated protein: MNQLKVALIVMPGFSPFHISAPAIIFGPVLPEQPLFHLQYCAERPGMVASEQGMFVEASGDLSAAAQADIVIVPWWPHLEASPSPALIAALREARQRGARVVGLCLGTWVLARAGLLDGRRAATHWESEADFVRHFPQVHLDTNALYVDDDGLITSAGTAASLDCCLYIVRQYCGSRIANRIARRMVIPPYREGGQAQFIERPVPETTRDTHINTLLDHLRNNLDSQHSLDTLAHFVAMSRRTFTRHFQRATGMSVGEWLTAERLSRSQELLESSSHSVDFIASTTGFQSPVTFRQRFKARYGVSPSEWRRTFRGKEG